TCACGTGCCAGCTGGATCGCTGCCGCTCTGCCGATTCCCGAGCCCGCACCTGTAATTATGGCTGTTTTCCCCTGAAAACGCTGCTTTTTTGCTATATTGGGGCTCATATGTACACTCTCCTTCCGTGAATACCATTCAGCTTGTAATGGCTCTGTTTCAAGATTACCCAATTGGTGCTTGATTATAATCATGTTATGCAAAAAATTGCACAAACCTCGTGCAACATGCACAGCACATCTGCTAATTGGGTCTAGAGTGCGGCTTACCGGCAACAGCAAAGACCCCACATCTGCGGGGTCTCCAATAACAAATTCAATTCTCCAGCTGCCGTACATCCACCTTGACCGTAAGCTTGCCCGCTCCTCCACGGTATACGCCTTTAACCGGAACAATATCCTTATAATCCCGTCCATGCCCCAGCTTGATGTACCGCCAGTTCACTTCAACATTATTGGTCGGATCGAAGCCCAGCCAGCCCGTACCCGGAATATGTGTCTCCACCCAGGCATGGGAGGCCTGTTCGAAGTTGGCATTGCCCCCCTGCAGATCCCCGACAAAATGGTACCCGCTCACATAACGCGAAGGCAAGCCGACACTGCGGCAGACCGCAATCATCAGATGCGCATAGTCCTGGCAGACTCCGCGCTTGAGCATCAGTGCTCTTTTTACCGTAGTATTGACGCTGGTCGCCTCAGGATCGTACGTAAACTGCTCATAGATGGTGGATGACAGCTTCCGGGTCCATTCATACATATCCTCGGCTTCCTCAAAAGGATGCTGCGACGCGAATTCCACCAGCTCCGGCGTCACCTCGGTGTACCGGGTAGGCAGAATAAACTCTATATACCGGTTCTGAAACTTCTCGTCATTCAGCAGCTTCACCTGCTCCTCCAGCGGTATATGCGGCAGATCCGTGCCTTGCGCCTTGTCGAGCGTGACCACGGTAGCTTTGGTGTGAATGACCATCTCCGTGTGCGGCTTATTCACTGAATAAGCATGGACCCGGTTACCGAAAAAATCCTCATAGGTCAGCAGATTGGCCGCCGGATGCACCTCTACTTCATGATGATAACAGGATTGCCGGTAGTTCGTGCGCGGCGTCAGCCGGATCTCATTGACACTGTCCGTCACCGGCTCGGGGTAGCTGTAGGTGGTTGTGTGATTGATTTGTATTTTCATACCGATACTCCTTCACGGCGAAAAAAAGCACCGTCCATCGTTCTGCCGAGCCTCTGACAGGATATCATGAGTGCATCCAGCACATCCAGGGCCAGGTCCCCGGACATCTCATCCTTCTCCATGTAATCCAGCTCCGCCTTGATCTTGCCCGCCTGCCGGATCACCTTCTCATGCCCAGAGCCCTTCTCTGCAGTGTCCAGCTCCAGCTTGGCCAGATGCTCCTCCAGCTTGTGGAACGAGAAGCGGATCGAACGGGGAAAGAACGGGTTCACGATCAGGAATTCAAGAATGCACTCCGGCGACATATCATCGGCATAATACCGGCGGAAGGACTGATAGCCGCTTACCGATTTCAGCACGGCCTGAAGCTGAGTATAGATAGAATTGATATCCTTCGACTTGCAGGATACCGTGACGGTCTGCAGGATACGCGTCGTATTCTCTGCCCGCTCCAGAAACCGGCCGCTCTCGATGAAATGCCATTCATTGCCCCGCAGCATCACCGATTGCTCCGCACCGAGGAACATCGCCGCCCGTTCCTTGACCTGCTGATAGAATTGATGGGGACCGCGCATGATATCTGCTACCGACTGCTCCCCCAGCCACAGGTTGAAGCCGTTGACAATATCCCACAGCTCACTCGGCAGATGCTGGCGCAGGGTGCGCAGATTGTTCCTAGCTTGATGCACACAGGAGAATAGGGAGTTGGTATTCCCCATATCCAGTGTGATGAAGGACAATACATCCTGCTCGTTGAAGCTCTCAAACTGCCGCAGATATTCGCTCCGTACCCCAAGCGCGTCAATCAGGCGTGACCACTTGTGGCCCTCTTGCTGGAAATCCTCTTCCTGCTGGATATGGTAATGCACGTCGATTAGCCGGGCGTGATTCTCAGCCCGTTCAATATACCGGCCGATCCAGAATAGAGCCTCCGCATTGCGATTCAGCATTCTAGCCACCCCTTTAACTTAGATAGTCTCTAGGCCATTACCCAGGTATCCTTCACTCCGCCGCCTTGGGAGGAATTCACGACCAGCGAGCCTTCACGCATCGCCACCCGGGTCAGGCCCCCTGGAATGACATGCGGCTTGCGGTCAGCCCCCATCAGCACAAATGCCCTCAGATCGATATGCCGCGGAGCCATACTGCCTTCTGACAAGACCGGTGCACGGGACAGCGACATAATCGGCTGGGCGATATAACGCTCGGGTTCTGCCAGTATTTTGAGCCGGAAGTCTATTAGCTCCTCCTTCGTGGCCTCACTTCCGATCAGCATGCCGTAGCCCCCGGAGAGCGACGTCTCCTTCACCACCATTTCAGACAGATGATCCAGCACAAATTGGCGCTCTTGTGGCCGAGACAGCAGATAAGTCGGCACGTTGCCCAGAATCGGCTCCTCATTAAGATAATAGCGGATAATATCCGGTACATACACATATATGGCCTTATCATCCGCTACCCCGGTTCCGGGCGCATTGGCAATCGCGATATTCCCTGCCCGGTAGGCATTCATCAGACCTGCGACCCCAAGCAATGAGCTGGGCTGAAAAGCAAGCGGATCAATGAAATCATCATCCAGGCGGCGGTACAGCACATCGACCTTGCGCAGCCCGTTCATTACCTTCAGATAGATTTTGTGGTCCTGCGCGACCAGGTCGCGGCCCTCAACCAGATGAATGCCCATCTGCTGCGCCAGAAAAGCATGTTCATAATAAGCCGAATTGTATTCCCCCGGTGTCAGCAGAGCAATGACCGGGTCTTTGGTCCGGGACGGGGACAGGCTGCGCAGCACGGAGAGGAAACGGTTCAGGCTGTGATCCACATCGCGGATGGAGCTGGCAAAGGACAATTCAGGAAACAGCTGATTCATGAGCGATCTGCCTTTGAACAGATACGAGAAGCCAGAGGGTGTTCGCAGGTTATCCTCCAGCACATAATACTCGCCGTCATGATGCCGGATCAGATCGATTCCTGAAGTTGTGATGTAGGCACCGCCGGGCACGCGGAGTCCGGACATTTCCGGCCGGAAATAACAGTTCGAAATAATCATCCGCCGCGGTACTATGCCGTCCTTCACAATGTATTGCTCATGGTAAATATCATGAATGAACAGATTCAGTGCGGTAATCCGCTGCACGATGCCCGCCTCCAGCCGTTCCCATTCCCCCTTGGGAATAATGCGCGGAATCATGTCAAACGGAATCGTCCGCTCCATCGGCTGATCCTGTGCCGGATTATACAGCGTAAAGGTAATGCCTTCTTCCATCATCCGACGCTGCATCAGCTTCTGCTTGCCTTGCAGCTCTTCGGGGCTCATCCCGGAAAACATGCGGTGCACATGCTTGTAATGAGGCCGGACGTTCCGTTCATCCGCATACATCTCATCATAGAAATGCTGCAGCGGATACGGAGACAGACCGGGCAAAGGATCTAGTTTGGACATGAGCCCGACTCCTCTCGGATCAGTATAATGTGTTATGTTTCTTAACAAATAAGTTCAAAAATTAAAAAGTTCACCACGAAAATATGATTTACTATCTTCATAATACGTAAATGATATTATTCATGTCAATATATATAACAGCAAAATGGAGTTTCTAAACCATCCTGCCGGTTTGGAAACGTTTCCTTTCTCTTAAACTTGCTTTTCAGGGTGCTGCACGTTCATTCCACATCCCATTGTATGCCGGAGTGCTGACAAGCATTACTAATATGAATTTTTCATATGATGTATTTTTAATATAATTTTGGTGTATTCTTTGAAACGCCAAAAGGGGAGTAAACCGAAGGATGCTTATGTACTGGTGGAGGCTCCTTTCGGCAGAGGAGGATATGTCCGTGGCGGGGGATTCTGCGCGGGAAGCCAAGAAGCGGCAGCCCCGCAACAACAGGTGGACAAACGTATCTTAATTCTTCGATTTCTGAGGGATAGGGGAAAGCAAGTGGAAAAACTACAACTGCTAGTGTTAGTATCAGCCACATTGGCTGAAATGCGCTCAATTAAGTGTTGTTTTTCCAACTCCTGCCTAACAGAGACCTTTCTTTCATCAGCAAGTGGAGAAAATCCAACTATTTTCTCTCCCCTCCCCTCTCAGCGGGTCCAATCCGTTCAACAAAAAACCTCCCCGGGAATATTTCATTCCAAAGGGAGGTTGCTTCGCAGCTATCTATTGTTGTGGTTATTCTTCGGCGTCTGCTTCTTCCGAGATCATGCCTGCGAACAGGGCGTGCACGAACTGGTCGGAGTCGAACGGCTGGAGATCTTCCATTTTCTCGCCGAGGCCGACCAGCTTCACTGGCAGGTTCATTTCCTGACGGATCGCTACCACGATACCGCCCTTCGCCGTACCGTCGAGCTTCGTCAGTACGAGACCGGTCACACCGCTCTTCTCGCCGAACAGCTTAGCCTGAGTCAGCGCATTCTGCCCGGTGGTCGCATCCAGCACCATCAACACCTCGTGCGGTGCGCTTGGAATCTCGCGCTGGATGACACGGAAGATCTTGTTCAGCTCTTCCATCAGATTGCTCTTGTTCTGCAGCCGGCCTGCCGTATCGCAGATCAGCACATCCACACTGCGCTGTTTGGCAGCCTGAACCGCATCGAACATCACCGCTGCCGGGTCCGAGCCCGACTGCTGCTTAATAACATCCACTCCGGCACGCTTGCCCCACACCTCAAGCTGCTCAATGGCTCCGGCACGGAAGGTATCGCCTGCCGCCAGCAGAACCTTCTTACCTTCCTGCTTGTAGCGGTGCGCCAGCTTGCCGATGGTCGTCGTCTTCCCGACTCCGTTAACGCCAACGAACAGGATCACGGTAATTCCGTCCGGATTCTCATTCAGACTATTGTCGTCATCGCCGCGCAGCAGCTCCATCAGCTTGCGGGAGAGAATCGGCTGAAGCTCTGCCGCGTCCTCGATCCGCTTCTGCTTCACTTCGGCGCGCAGCTCCTCCACCAGATTCATGACCGTATTCACGCCTACATCGGCGCTGATCAGAATTTCTTCCAGCTCCTCGTAGAACTCTTCATCTATCTTTTTGCGGCGGATAATCAGATCAGAGACCTTCTCAACGAAGCCCTTGCGTGTTTTCTCCAGACCGTCGCGGAACTGTTTCGTTACGCTTTCCGTTTTGCCGGAGATACTGTCTTTCAGTTTTTTGAAAAAACTCATATGCTTATGCTTCCTCCTAAAGGGTTATAGGGATCACTTCATGAATCCTGCGTCTAATTAAGCTATCTCAGCCTCTTCGTCCTCCAGCCGCACGGATACGAGCTTGGATACGCCGCCTTCCTCCATCGTCACGCCATAGAGTACGTCTGCTTCCTCCATCGTTCCCTTGCGGTGGGTCACTACGATGAACTGCGTCTGCTCCGAGAACTCGCGCAGGTACTGGGCGAAGCGCACCACGTTGGCTTCATCCAGCGCCGCCTCCACCTCATCCAGCACGCAGAACGGCACCGGCTTGACCTGCAGAATGGCGAACAGCAAAGCCATCGCGGTCAAGGCGCGTTCTCCGCCGGAGAGAAGCTGGAGGTTCTGCAGCTTCTTGCCCGGCGGCTGGGCAACGATATCAATCCCTGTATCGAGCATATGCTCAGGGTCCAGCAGCTGCAAATCTGCCCGGCCGCCGCCGAACAGCTTCGTGAACACCGTGCCGAACTCGCGGCGGATGGCATCGAAGGTCTGCTTGAAGCGCTTCGACATCTCCTCTTCCATCTCATGGATGACATGATACAGCGTTGTCTTGGCTTCCACCAGATCATCCTTTTGCCCGCTGAGAAAAGTATACCGCTCATGCACCCGCTGATACTCTTCAATTGCGCCAAGGTTGACCTCGCCCAGACCTGAGATGCTGCGCTTCAGACGCTGCACCTCCAGCTGTGCCGCAGGCACATCCTCCGGCACCGGATAACGCTGCTTCGCTAGCTCGTAGCTCAGCTCGTAATCATCGCTCAGCTTGCGGAGGATATTGTCCAGCTCCACATCGAGCCGGCCAACGGCAACCTCCGTGGAACGGAGCTTGTCCTCAACTGCCCTGAGCGCCTGACGCTGGTCTTTGGTCTCGCCTTCGGCCAGCTCCAGCTTGCGCGAGATCGCCGCGCGATCAGCACGGGCCAGGTCAAGCCTCGCAGACGTATCTTCCTTGCTCAGCCTCAGACTGTTGACCTCTTCCTTCTGCTTCACTGTCTCCCGAGCATTCTCTTCCAGATCCTGCTCGATGGTCATCAGCAGGCTGCGGCTCTGGCGCAGCTCCTTCTCTTGGGAGCCGGCGTCCTGCCTCATCCGGCGCAGCTGCTCCTCCAGGGAGAAAATCTCCTGATCCAGCTTACCTTCCGTGACCTTCATCCCGGTCAGCTTGCCCTGCAGCTCTTCCTTGGCCGATTCATTCGCCTTGCGGTCCGACTCGGCACTGCGGATGGCTGCGTGCGCCTCCTGCTCTTCCTTCTCCAGCCG
The sequence above is a segment of the Paenibacillus sp. FSL R7-0204 genome. Coding sequences within it:
- a CDS encoding circularly permuted type 2 ATP-grasp protein → MSKLDPLPGLSPYPLQHFYDEMYADERNVRPHYKHVHRMFSGMSPEELQGKQKLMQRRMMEEGITFTLYNPAQDQPMERTIPFDMIPRIIPKGEWERLEAGIVQRITALNLFIHDIYHEQYIVKDGIVPRRMIISNCYFRPEMSGLRVPGGAYITTSGIDLIRHHDGEYYVLEDNLRTPSGFSYLFKGRSLMNQLFPELSFASSIRDVDHSLNRFLSVLRSLSPSRTKDPVIALLTPGEYNSAYYEHAFLAQQMGIHLVEGRDLVAQDHKIYLKVMNGLRKVDVLYRRLDDDFIDPLAFQPSSLLGVAGLMNAYRAGNIAIANAPGTGVADDKAIYVYVPDIIRYYLNEEPILGNVPTYLLSRPQERQFVLDHLSEMVVKETSLSGGYGMLIGSEATKEELIDFRLKILAEPERYIAQPIMSLSRAPVLSEGSMAPRHIDLRAFVLMGADRKPHVIPGGLTRVAMREGSLVVNSSQGGGVKDTWVMA
- a CDS encoding alpha-E domain-containing protein — its product is MLNRNAEALFWIGRYIERAENHARLIDVHYHIQQEEDFQQEGHKWSRLIDALGVRSEYLRQFESFNEQDVLSFITLDMGNTNSLFSCVHQARNNLRTLRQHLPSELWDIVNGFNLWLGEQSVADIMRGPHQFYQQVKERAAMFLGAEQSVMLRGNEWHFIESGRFLERAENTTRILQTVTVSCKSKDINSIYTQLQAVLKSVSGYQSFRRYYADDMSPECILEFLIVNPFFPRSIRFSFHKLEEHLAKLELDTAEKGSGHEKVIRQAGKIKAELDYMEKDEMSGDLALDVLDALMISCQRLGRTMDGAFFRREGVSV
- a CDS encoding transglutaminase family protein, which codes for MKIQINHTTTYSYPEPVTDSVNEIRLTPRTNYRQSCYHHEVEVHPAANLLTYEDFFGNRVHAYSVNKPHTEMVIHTKATVVTLDKAQGTDLPHIPLEEQVKLLNDEKFQNRYIEFILPTRYTEVTPELVEFASQHPFEEAEDMYEWTRKLSSTIYEQFTYDPEATSVNTTVKRALMLKRGVCQDYAHLMIAVCRSVGLPSRYVSGYHFVGDLQGGNANFEQASHAWVETHIPGTGWLGFDPTNNVEVNWRYIKLGHGRDYKDIVPVKGVYRGGAGKLTVKVDVRQLEN
- the ftsY gene encoding signal recognition particle-docking protein FtsY produces the protein MSFFKKLKDSISGKTESVTKQFRDGLEKTRKGFVEKVSDLIIRRKKIDEEFYEELEEILISADVGVNTVMNLVEELRAEVKQKRIEDAAELQPILSRKLMELLRGDDDNSLNENPDGITVILFVGVNGVGKTTTIGKLAHRYKQEGKKVLLAAGDTFRAGAIEQLEVWGKRAGVDVIKQQSGSDPAAVMFDAVQAAKQRSVDVLICDTAGRLQNKSNLMEELNKIFRVIQREIPSAPHEVLMVLDATTGQNALTQAKLFGEKSGVTGLVLTKLDGTAKGGIVVAIRQEMNLPVKLVGLGEKMEDLQPFDSDQFVHALFAGMISEEADAEE